CTTACGATAATATCGTCCAAAGCATCGAAGGCAATGAAGCACTTTTTCTGGCCTCCATTAACTTTGAAGGCAACGAATTTTCCTGGATGCCCCGAAGCAATGCCAACGACCCCGCCCTGCCCGAAGACAAACTTCCGGAAGATGATATTTGGCAGATTGAGTGTTGGATCAGTCGCGGAATGCCCAACGATTAGTCCCTGCCATGAAAGTTATCGCTCCGGGAATTGTTCTTATTCTGTTTATCCTGCTGGTTGACCTCTACACTTACAAGGGCCTGCGGGTGTTAACGGCCAATATGAAGCGTCGTGGGCCGCGAAACGCTCTGCACATCCTGTACGGACTCGGAACGCTGTTCAGTATTCTGGCCACCATCTGGATGACTGCCAACATCCAGAACGTGCATGAAGCGCGTGATTATCGCATCTTCTTTACCCTGTCAGGATTGGTGATGCTTTTGATTGCGCCCAAGTTTTTGTTTATGGCTTTTCACCTCGCCGAGGATGTGCTGCACGTGATTCGAAAGGTGTTGGCCAAACCCGGAGAAGCCGAAAATGGTGGAAACGGCATTACGCGAGCCCGGTTTCTGAGTCAGATTGGGCTGATGTTGGCGGCCATTCCCTTTTTGGGTATGATTTACGGCATGTTGCGCGGACGGTTTGCCTTTCGCGTGGTTGAACAAAAAGTGACCAGCGGCCGACTTCCAGGCTCCTTTGACGGATTTCGGATTGTGCATATTTCCGACGCCCACCTCGGCAGCTTTTACGGCAATTACGAAGCTGTGCGTGAGGGATTCAGTATGATTAATGCGCTCAAACCCGACATGATTGTATTTACCGGCGATATGGTAAACAACTACGCCGACGAAGTGGACGGTTGGGAGCCTTTTTTCAGCGCGTTGCAAGCCCCTTACGGCAAATTTGCGGTACTGGGTAACCACGATTACGGCGATTATGTGCCTTGGGAGAGCGAAAAAGAAAAAGCCGACAACCTGAAGAAACTTATGTCGCAAATCAGGCAAATGGGTTTTACCCTGCTGATGAATGAGCACCTGAATGTTGAACGCAACGGTGAGCACATCACGCTGGTGGGCGTTGAAAACTGGGGGCGCGGGCGCTTTGCCAGATATGGTGACCTGAACCGAGCTATGAAGGATGTTCCGCAGCATTACAAAATTCTCCTTTCGCACGACCCCAGCCATTGGGACGCGCAGGTGCTGGG
The sequence above is drawn from the Cryomorphaceae bacterium genome and encodes:
- a CDS encoding metallophosphoesterase, giving the protein MKVIAPGIVLILFILLVDLYTYKGLRVLTANMKRRGPRNALHILYGLGTLFSILATIWMTANIQNVHEARDYRIFFTLSGLVMLLIAPKFLFMAFHLAEDVLHVIRKVLAKPGEAENGGNGITRARFLSQIGLMLAAIPFLGMIYGMLRGRFAFRVVEQKVTSGRLPGSFDGFRIVHISDAHLGSFYGNYEAVREGFSMINALKPDMIVFTGDMVNNYADEVDGWEPFFSALQAPYGKFAVLGNHDYGDYVPWESEKEKADNLKKLMSQIRQMGFTLLMNEHLNVERNGEHITLVGVENWGRGRFARYGDLNRAMKDVPQHYKILLSHDPSHWDAQVLGQTDIDLTLSGHTHGMQFGIEVPGIKWSPVQYRYPRWGGLYREGKQHLYVNRGFGYIGFPG